The following nucleotide sequence is from Solidesulfovibrio carbinolicus.
CGCCACCTACCGGGCGGCCGGCGACGACGTGGACGTGTGCTGGCGCCTCCAGGACCAGGGCCACATCATCGGCTTTTCCGCCGCCATGTTCGTATGGCACCATCGCCGCTGCACGGTTTCGGCGTACCTCAAGCAGCAAAAGGGCTACGGCCGGGCCGAGGCGCTTTTAATTCCCAAGCACAAGTTCCGCTTCAACCTGCTGGGCAACTCCCGCTGGGCCGGCCGCATCTACGGCGACATCTCCGGCGCGCTTTTGGCCGCCCGGCCGGTGGTCTACCACGGCGCCTTCGGCATGGGGCTGTTCCAGACCCTCTACGAACCCAAGGGCAGCCTGGCCGCCTATCTGCCGCTGTCCATGGAATGGATGGTCGTGGCGTTGGCGCTGATGCTCGCCACGCCCTTTAGCCTCATCGCCGGCGGCGTGGGGCTGGCCATGGCCGCCGCCACCGTCGCCTTCGTCGGCTACCGGGTGAGCAAGGCCCGGCTGCCCAAGCACCACGACTGTCTGGCCTCCCGCCTGACCATCGCCGGCCTGACCCTGGCCCAGCCGGTGCTGCGCGGCTGGACCCGCTACAAGACTCTGGCGGCGCTTAAGCGCGGGGCCGGCGTCAACGCCTGCCCGCTGCCCCTGGCCGACACCTCGGCCTGCGACGAAGCCAGCCTGCCGCGCATCGGCTTTCTGCGCCGTCTGGCCGGTACCGCCGGCATCCTGGCCCACCGCCTGTCGTTCCACCGCTTCTTCTGGAACAACAAGGGCCTGGAGCGCGACGAGCTGCTGGCCTCGGTCATCGGCCTGCTGCGCACTCTTGGCGTCAACTATGCCCTGGATTCCGGCTTTGCCGCCTCGTCCAACACCCCGCCCTGGGACCTGTCGGTACGCACCTGCCGCCTGACCACGGCCCGGCTGCGCATGACCGTGGAGAACCACGGCGGCGATAAGCGGTTCGTGCGCATGGCCGGCTCGGTGCTGCCCTCTGGCCTCGCCACCGCCGCCCTGGCCGGTTTGGTCATCGCCGCCGGCGTCCTGGCCATGCTCAAGCCCCTGGCCGCCATCGCCGCCGGAGCCGCCGCCCTGGCGCTGACCGCCTGGATGGGCCTGGGCCTCTACCGCGCCGCCGCCCTGGTCGCCACCATCACCCAGTACGTCATGGTGACCCGTCCGGGCTGCTCGGCCTCCGAGCCCAAGGACGAGCGCGTGGTCAAGGTCGTCAAGCCCCAGACCGTCGCCCGCGACGACGCCGACGACATCACCGCCCCGGCCGAGCCCGTGGCCCCGGCCACCATCGAAGCCGCTTAATCCCAAGCGACAACGCGCCGCCCCCGGATTCCGTCACGGCCAAGGCCGGACGGCCGGGGGCGGCCTGCGTGAGGCCGCCGGCCGGCCAAGCCCCTTGCCCGGCCGGCCCAAAGGCCGTACACGACGCTTCCGACCCTCGGAAGCAACCGGAAGGGTTGCCGCCTCTCCCGGACCGGCCAGGCGGACGTTTCGTCCGCTGTGGTCTGGCGGCCCGGCCGCCAAGGAATGACGCCATGAGCATGTTTCGCACCCTGCTTCGCTACCTGCGCCCCTACCGGCATCTGTTCGTGCTGGGGCTGTGCCTGGTCGGCATGGCCAGCGCCATGGAACTCCTCAAACCCTGGCCGCTCAAACTCGCCATCGACCAGATCATCGGCCACAAGCCCCTGGACGTCTTTGGCTGGAAACCGGATCTGACCGCCTGGACCGTGAGTTTTCAGCTCATCTGCGTGGTCGGCCTGCTGGTCAGCGTCCATTTTCTGGTCGGCTTTGTGCAGCTGTGCAACAACTACCTGACCATCCGCATGGGCCAGGACATGGTCCAGGACCTGCGCTGCGACCTGTTCGACCACTTGCAGCGCCAGTCCCTGCTCTTTCACCAGAAATGGCCCACCGGCGACCTCATCTACCGCATCATGGGCGACACCTACGCCGTCCAGACCTTGCTCATGAACGGCGTCTTCACCACGCTCACCAGCTCGGCCTTGCTCATCGGCATGTTGGTGGTGTGCCTGCAGATGGACGCGGAACTCACCCTCTACGCCCTGTGCGTCATACCGTTTCTCTTTCTGGCCATCTCCCGGGTCTCGCGCAAGATCGGCGACCTGACCACCGAGACGCACATGAAGGAGTCGCAAGTCTACACCACGGTGGAGCGCATCTTTTCCTCCATCACCCTGGTCCAGGCCTTTGGCCGCGAGGACGAGGAACGGCGCAAGTTCGTGGCCGAGTCCCAGCACTCCTTTGACCGCAAGCTGTCGCTCTACGCCTTGCAGACTGTCTACGGCTGGCTGGTCTCGGGCATCACGGCCACGGGCACGGCGCTGGTGCTCTACATCGGCGTGCGCCATGTCCTGGACGGCACGCTGTCCACCGGTGAACTGCTGGTCTTTATTTCCTATCTCGCCTCGCTCTACACGCCGCTCAACAGCTTAAGCGACACCGTGGCCGGCATCCGGGCGTCGCTGGCCCGTGCCCGGCGCGTCATGGACGTGTTGGCCGTCAACGAGGCCGTGCCGGAAAAGCCCGACGCCCCCAAGCTGGCCGTGGGCCGGGGCGAGGTCGTCTTTAGCGACGTGACCTTTGGCTATACCCCCGAAAAGATGGTCTTAAACGACGTGGCCTTCACCTGTCCCGGCGGCTCCACCGTGGCCATCGTGGGCCAGACCGGGGCCGGCAAGACCTCGCTGGTGAGCCTGCTGCTGCGTTTTTACGATCCCCAGAAAGGCGCCATCGTCATCGACGGCCAGGACCTGCGCGACGTGACCCTGCGCAGCCTGCGCGACAACATCGCCATCGTCCTGCAGGAAACCCAGCTTTTCCCCATGAGCGTCCACGACAACATCGCCTACGGCAAACGCCAGGCCAGCCGCGAGGAAGTCGTCCAGGCCGCCACCCTGGCCAATGCCCACGACTTCATCATCGGCCTGCCCGACGGCTACGACACCATCCTCGGCGAAAAAGGGGCCAACCTCTCGGGCGGCCAGCGCCAGCGCATCTCCATCGCCCGGGCGCTGTTAAAGGACGCGCCGCTTTTAATCCTCGACGAACCCACTTCGGCCCTGGACGCCGAGACCGAGGCGCTCATCATGGAAGGCCTGGAGCGGCTCATGCAAAATCGCACCACTTTTGTCATCGCCCACCGCCTGTCCATGATGCGCCGGGCCGATATGATTTTGGTGATCAAAAACCAGCGCATCCATGAGATGGGCTCCTATGACGAGCTCATGGCCCAAAACGGCGAATTCGCCCGGCTCCACGCCATCCAGATGGGCAAGGGCAAGCCCGAGAAGCTGCCGCCCGCGCCGCTGGTGGCCTAACCGCCCCGGACAACAACATGAAAAAACGCACCATCATCGTTTCCGGCCTGGCCGCCACCTATCCGCTGGGCGGCGTGGCCTGGGACTACATCCAGTACCTCCACGGCTTTTACCGCCTGGGCCACGACGTCTACTACCTCGAAGACACCGGCGGCTGGGCCTATGACCCCTTCAACGTCACCTTTGTCGATGACCTGACCTACCACACCAAGTACCTGGGCGATTATCTGGCCGCCCTGGACCCGGGGCTGGCCAAGCGCTTTTGCGTCATCGGCCCGGATGACCGGCATTGGGGCATGTCCGCCGAGGAGCTTGAGGCCGTGGTCGCTCGTGCCGACGTCTTTTTCAACATCTCGACCACCTGCCAATTGCGCAAGAACTACGCCAAAATCCCGGTCAAGGTGCTCATCGACTCCGACCCGCTCTACACCCAGTCGAGCTTCCCGCAGTTTTTGGACGGCACGGCCACGGACGAGGAAAAGCGCAACATCGAAAACATGCGCCGCCACGACGTGTTTTTTTCCTTTGGCGAAAACGTCGGCCAGGACTTCTGCACCGTGCCCAAGGGGGTCATCGACTGGATTCCCACCCGCCAGCCCATCGTGCTGTCCTGTTGGGGCGACGCCCCGGCCAGTCCCGCCCGGCAGACGTTTACCACCGTGCTCTCCTGGCAGCCGGCCCAGAAAGGGCCACTGGTGGGCGGCGTGCAGTACGGCGGCAAGAACCTGGAATTTGAAAAAATGCTCGACCTGCCCCAGAAGACCACGGCCGAGCTGGAGCTGGCCCTTGGCGGCGGCAAGCCGCCCCGTGAACTGCTGGAGGAAAAAGGCTGGAAGCTGCGTGACGGCTTTTCCATGTCCCAAACGCCCTGGGTCTACCGCGACTACATCTGGGACAGCTACGCCGAGTTCTCCACGGCCAAAAACGCCTACGTGGCCACCCAAAGCGGCTGGTTTTCCTGCCGCACCGCCTGCTACCTGGCCTCGGGCCGGCCGGCCGTGGTCCAGGACACCGGCTACTCCCGCTTCATGGACGTAGGCGAGGGCGTGCTGGCCTTTGCCAACGAAGCCCAAGCCCTGGCCGGCATCGAGGCCGTGCGCGCCGACTGGGACCGCCACAGCGCCGCCGCCAAGGCGTTTGCCGCGCGCTACTTCGACTCCGACGTGGTGTTGGCCAAGCTTTTGGCCGATGCCTTGGCCTAGCCGCAACCCCTGACCACCATTGTGCCGCACATGCTGAAATCCTTCCGCTTCCTGTGTTCGGGGCTTGTGGCTCTGCTTTGCCTGGCCGCCCTGGCCGGACCGGCCCCGGCCGGGTCGGCCGAACGCTTCGGCACAATCCGCGATAATGGCGTCTGGTGGCTCACCCTGCCCGGCGGGCCGCGCTTTTTCTCCATGGGCGTCAACACCGTCAACGACGGCGACAAGACGACCCGGGAGCGGGGCTACTATTTCGAGAAGTATTACCCCGATCAGGCCGCTTGGGCCGCCGACACGCAAAAGCGCCTCTACGCCTGGGGGTTCAACACCCGGGGCGGCTGGTCCGACCCGACCACGGCCATGGCCCTGCCCCTGGTTCCCGAGATCGACCTTGGCCGCAACGCCCGGCTGCATTGGTTCGACCCTTTCGCCCCCGACGCCCTGGAGCTGACCATCGCCAAGGCCCGGGAACTGACCGCGCCCTACCGCGACAATCCGGCCGTCATCGGCTACTTCACGGACAACGAAGTGGGCTGGTGGAACGCGCCGCTTTTCAAGTGGTACCTCGGCAACGAATGGGCCATCTACGCCAAACGCCATGTCTGGCGCATGGTGTACGACCACTACCAGGGCAAGTGGGACAGGCTCCTGGCCGACTTCGTGCCGGCAGCGGGCTTTGATTCCTTTGAGGATCTCAAAAAGGGCGGCGCGGAACTGAAACTGCGGCCCGGCGGCCGGGGCATCGCGCTCATCAACAAGGTGACCGCCGCCTGCGCCGGACGCTACTACGAGCTCGTCCACAAGGCGCTGCGGACCGTGGACCCGGGCCGGCTGGTCATGGGCGACCGCCTGCCGCTCTACTACAACCAGGACGCGGTCCTGGCCTCGCGCGGCTTCCTCGACGTGCTGTCCACCAACTACAACGTGGACACCCCCGACGGCTGGGTGGCCCCCTACTACTTCGACGGGCTGGCCAGGCTCACCGACACGCCGGTGCTCATCTCGGAATTCTTCTTCGCGGCCAACGAGAACCGCTCCGGCAACGTCAACAACGGCCATCTGATGCATGTCCAAACCCAGGCCGAACGGGCCACCGGGGCCTCGGCCGCCGTGCGCCACTTCGCCGCCTTCCCCAATGTCGCCGCCGTGCACTGGTTCCAGTACTACGACGAGCCGACCGGCGGACGCGGCGACGGCGAGGACTTCAACATGGGTCTCGTCGATATCCACAACGTCCCGTATGAAAAGCTCTTGGCCGCCATGGCCCCGGCCAACCGCGAGGCTCCGGCCATCCATGCCGCCAGCGCCGGCCGGACGACTCCGCCCCAGCCGGCCGTGGTCCCCATCCACCCGGCCGCGACGCCGACGTCGCTGACCGACGGCGGGCTGGCCGACTGGCCGGACAAGGCCGGCACGCGCCTGCCCTGGCTGCGCACGGCCGCGCCCCACGTGCCCTTTGGCGACGTGCACATGAGCTGGAGCCAGGACGGGCTGAACCTGTTCCATCTGGCCCAGAACTACGCCGACCTGTTTCTTTTGGCCTACGAGGGCGAGTTCCCCATTTCCGAAACCTACCAGCTGCAGCTGGAGGTCGATGCCGGGGCGGGCCTGCGCCGTTTCGCCGCCTGCCTGCTGCCCCAGCCCCACCGCAAATATCCGGGGCGCTTCGAACTGGTTCCCCGGCTCTTTCGCATCGAGGACGACGGACGCCTCACACGCATCGACGAGACCGGGCTGGTCCAGGTGCTGGACAAGCCCCTGCCCCACATCGCCCTGGAGATGCGCCTGCCGGCCAAGGAACTGGGCCTGGGCAAACTCTCGCCGGGACAGGGTCTGTCCTTGCGCGTAAGCGCCACCACGTTTTATCGTGAAATGACCATGACCCTGGGCGCGCCTGCAAAGGGACGCGGCCAAAAGGACGCGGACAAGCCCTTTGCGGCGATCCTCGCGGACAAGTAAAACCAAGGAAGAACGGACCATGGCCACCAACATTCTGGTCACCGGCGGCGCGGGCTACATCGGCTCCCATACCTGCAAGGCGTTGGCCGCGGCAGGATTCACGCCCATCACCTACGACAACATGGTCTACGGCCACGACTGGGCCGTGAACTGGGGGCCGCTGGTGCGCGGCGATATCCTCAACCGCGGCGAACTCGATGAAGTGTTCGCCGAATTCAAACCCGCCGCCGTGCTCCATTTCGCCGCCTTCGCCTATGTCGGCGAATCCGTGACCGACCCGGAAAAATACTACCGCAACAACGTGGCCGGCTCCCTGTCGCTGCTCTCGGCCATGCGCAAGGCCGGCTGTCCCCACATCGTCTTCTCCAGCACCTGCGCCACCTACGGCGCGCCCGAGCGCGTGCCCCTGACCGAGGACCACCCCACCCGGCCCATGAGCCCCTACGGCACGTCCAAGCTCATGATCGAACAGATGCTCAAGGATTTCGACGCCGCTTACGGCATGACCTACACCGCCCTGCGCTACTTCAACGCCGCCGGGGCCGATCCGGACGGCCAGATCGGCGAGGACCACGATCCCGAAACCCATCTGATTCCCCTGGTCATCGCCGCCGCCCTGGGCCGCATCCCCCGGGTGGAGGTCTTCGGCACGGACTACCCGACCCCGGACGGCACGGCCGTTCGCGACTACATCCATGTCGCCGATCTGGCCGACGCCCACATCCTGGCCGTCAAACGGCTCCTGGACGGCGGCAAAAGCGCCGTCTACAACCTGGGCACCGGCACGGGCAACTCCGTGCGCGAAGTGATCCGCACCGTGGAAGAGGTCTCGGGCAAGTCCGTGCCCATGGTCGAAGGCCCCCGCCGGGCCGGCGACTCGCCGGGCCTTTACGCCGACTCCGGAGCCATCATCCGGGAACTGGGCTGGAACCCGCGCTACGGCGCTCTGCGCGACATCGTGGCCACGGCCTGGCGCTGGCACGAACAGGGGCTGCCGTCCAAAAGGCATTGCAATCTGCGCAAGTCCGGGTAACAAGGAACAAAAGACCATTTTTGCGGAGGATGCCATGGACTTTGCAGCGCTGGGACTCGATTTCCACTCCATCCGCAACGGCAACGAAGAGCGCGTGATCAACTTCATCCCCATGGTGCTCGAGGAATTCCCGGAATTCGTCGCCACGCGCACCGACATCGAGGATCTCTACGCGCTGACGCTCAACAAGCTGCCGGCCCGCTACCGGCAGGCCGTCAGTCTGGTCATCAACGAACCGGTCAGCGACGCGCTGATCCGCGACCGGATGCGCGAAGCCGTCCGCACCATCATGGCGCGGCCGAATTATTGAGGGAGAATGAAGAGTGCCTCCGGCGGCCAAAGGGGCTGAGCCCCTTTGGAAACCCCACCGGGTAAGACACAGCTCGTTAGAACTTCGCAGGGTTATCAACTCTGAAAAAGGCCTAAAGGGCTGTTTGGGGCGCGAGGCTTTGATAGCGCCCCAAACAGCCCTTTTTGATGGCGAGTTTGTGGTTGGCGTCCCTTGTCGGCGTGGCCGTTGGATGGTTAAGCAATGGGGCTCCGTCATTCAAAAACAATGCCGTATAAAGCCCGTTCAAAAGGAGCATTGCCTCTGTGCTTAATTTGTTTGACATAAAACAAGATCTTGTAAACGAGATGCAAACAGATGGAATTTCTGTATCAAGCAATGACATCTTAATTGAAAGAATTCCCCCTCCCCATGCCTCGCTTAAGTTTGTCGAAGATCATTTTGCTATCTATGTATTTTCATTACTGTCTACGGATGGCACTTTAACCAGATCGGGAAGAACGCTGAAGGTCGGAAGTGTTCAACATGGCTCAGCGCCAAGATTTTATCACCATCACTACAGACCAAATAGCTCTAACAGCAATCTGGCAAAATCTATTATAAGCAACGAATGGCTGTGGAGATGTTTGTCTATAAAGACTTTGGATGCAAATAATGTTGGACAATGGATAAAACAAAACACCTTAAGGGATCATTTGTTCATTCCTCGGAAGTTCATTAACTTGCAGTTTATGATTGAGCGTTATGTCAGAGGCCGACTAGGGCCTGTATTTGAAGGCTGAATAGCGAAAGTCCCAGTTTCTCTCTCCCCCCGCCGACGCTCTCCCGCCCAACCGACCGTCCCCCAGGTCGGGGGGCCGGGGGCCTGAGGCCCCCGGCCGCCGGAGGCATCTTCCCTCCCCGTCAACCTCTCAGCTACCTGCCCGCACCACCGCTCCCACTCACCCCGCTCCCGCCGCCGGTCCCCTCCCCTGTCCGCAGCCTGCGGTTGAGGGCCTGGCGGGTGATGCCCAAAAAGGCGGCGGCCTGGGCCTGGTTGCCGTCGGCCCGGCGCAGGGCTTCGGCGATAAGCGCCTCTTCGGCTTCCTTGAGGGTGGGGATGGGGCTTTTGCCGGGCGAGCGCGGCAAACTTGGCGGCGGCGACGGGTCGGCGGCGGGCGGGGTCTGGGGTGCGGCCCGGCGCAGCCAGTGGTCGAAAGCGGCCAGGGTCAGTTCGCCGCCTCGGGACCGGGCCAGGGCGTCGTGGATCATGGCTTCGAGTTCCCGGAGGTTGCCGGGAAAGGGGCAAGCGGCCAGACGGTTGAGCAGTCCGGGCGGCGGTTGGCACGGTGCGCGGCCGAGGTTGCCGGCGGCCCGGGCGATGAAATGGCTGACCAGTTCGGGCAGGTCCCCGGCCCGGTCGCGCAGGGGCGGCAGGTGGATGTGGTGGGTGCGCAGGCGGTAGAAGAGATCCAGGCGAAAGCGGCCGGGGTCGAGCAGCGCGTCGAGGTCGCGGTTGGTGGCCACGATGATGCGGGCCTGGCTGCGTTTCACGGTGTCGGACCCCAGGGCGTAGTATTCCTTTTCCTGGAGCAGACGCAGGAGCTTGACCTGGGAGGCCTGGCCGAGGTCGCCGATTTCGTCGAGGAACAGGCTGCCGCCGGCCGCCTTTTCGATGAGCCCGGCCCGGGCCGCGCCGGCCCCGGTGTAGGCGGCCTTGACGTGGCCAAAAAGCGTGTCGGCGAAAAGCGCGTCGTCCAGGCCGGCGGCGTTGACCGCCACAAAGGGGCCGGTCAGGCCCGAGGCGGCGTGGACGGCCCGGGCGGCCAGCTCCTTGCCGACGCCGGTCTCGCCGGTGATGAGCACCGGCTCGCGCGAGGGGGCCACGGCGGCGATGACGCCGAAGACTTCCTGCATCCCGGCCGAGCGGCCGATCATGCGCACGCCGTCGTCGCCGCCCCGGGGCGTGGCCGTCGGCAGCGGGCATTGCCCAAGGCCGCGCTCCACGGCGTCCAGCAGCCGGCGGCGGTCCACGGGTTTGACCAGATAATCGGTGGCCCCCAGGCGCATGAGACGCACGGCCGATTCCACGGCGCTTTCGCCGGTGACGACAATGACCGGCACATCGGGCCGCCTGGCCCGCAGGGCGGCCAGCACCTCCTCGCCGCCAAGGCCGGGCATGCACAGATCAAGCAGCACCAGACGGACGTTGTTTTTGACGAGCAGTTCGGCGGCGGCTTCCGGGTCCGGGCAGGGAATGGTGGGCGGCATCCCGCCGTAGCGCAGGGTCTTTTCGTAGCTGGCCAGGATATGGACGTCGTCGTCCACCAGCAGGATGACGCCGGGGCCGGTCGGGGCGCTCACGGCAGTCCCTCCTGGCGCAGGCCGGCCAGGGGCAGGGCCACCACGGCGGTGACGCCCGGGCCGGCGTTGGGCAAGAGTTCCAGGGAGCCGCCGTGTTCGCGGGCGATTTTGTGGGAAATGGACAGCCCCAGTCCCGTGCCGCCCTGGCCGCGCCGGGTGGTGAAAAAGGGTTCGGTCACCCGGCGCAGGTCGCCTGGGGCGATGCCCGTGCCGGCATCGCGCACCAGTACCCGCACGGCGTCGCCCTCGGGGGCGAGCGCCGTTTCGACCACGATGGGCGCGTCCTGGTTGGGCAGGGCCAGACAGGCGTTTTCCAGCAGATTGACCAGCACCTGCTCCAGGCGTTGCCGCCGGCCGAGCACCACCGGCCCTTCACGGCAAAGGCGCAGGGAAAAGCGCCGGGTGCTGCGCTTGAGCGTCGGGCGCATGAGCCGGGCAGCGGCCCGCACGGCGTCGTTTACGGCCACCGGGGCAAAGCCCGAGCCGTCGTCGTGGCTGCCGAATTCCTTGAGTTCGGAGACGATGTCGGCGATGCGGCCCGAACAGTCGGCCATGTCGGCCAGAAGCGCCGGCATGTCGGCCAGGGCGTCGGCCAGGGTCGGGCCGCGCGCGCCGGGGCTGCCGGGCATGGCCGCAGCCTGGGCCAGCCGCGCTGCGGCCTCGGCCACGGGTTCCCAGAGATCCTGGCACAGTCGGGCATTGAGCGCGATGGCCTGATTGGGGTTGCTGACCTCATGGGCCACGCCCGAGACCAGGGCACCCAGCGACACCAGCCGGCTGGCGTGGATGAAGCGGTCCTCGGCGAGCTTGTGGTCCGAGACGTCGGCTCCCACGGCCTGGCAGTCCTTGAGATGGCCGGTGCGGTAGAAAAAGCCGCGAACGGTCAGCCGCAGCCAGCGCGGCCGGTCGTCGGCGTAGCCCAGGAGCAGATCGACCTCTCCGGCCGGTTGTCTGGGCGACAGGGCGGACACGGCGTCCACCACGGCCCGGCCGGCTTCCAGGCTGACCAGGGACAGCAGGCTTTTGCCCACGGCTCCCCGCCGCGACAAGCCAAACAGCCGGCAAAAGGGGGCGTTGGCGTAGAGCAGGCTCAAGTCCGGCAGAAAACGGCACATGGCGTCAGCCCCGCCTTCCACCAGGGAGCGGTACTGGGTCTGGCGACGCCGCCAGGCGTCGATGGCGGTCTTGTGGCTGGTTGTGTCCTCCACGGTCAGGGTGTGGCCCGTGCGGCCGTCGGGAAAGGGCACGGATTCGAAGAGCAGGCGCACATGGAGCGCCTGCCCTGATGGGCCGATCATCGGATGATTCGGCGTATGCCACCGCTGT
It contains:
- a CDS encoding ABC transporter ATP-binding protein, with translation MSMFRTLLRYLRPYRHLFVLGLCLVGMASAMELLKPWPLKLAIDQIIGHKPLDVFGWKPDLTAWTVSFQLICVVGLLVSVHFLVGFVQLCNNYLTIRMGQDMVQDLRCDLFDHLQRQSLLFHQKWPTGDLIYRIMGDTYAVQTLLMNGVFTTLTSSALLIGMLVVCLQMDAELTLYALCVIPFLFLAISRVSRKIGDLTTETHMKESQVYTTVERIFSSITLVQAFGREDEERRKFVAESQHSFDRKLSLYALQTVYGWLVSGITATGTALVLYIGVRHVLDGTLSTGELLVFISYLASLYTPLNSLSDTVAGIRASLARARRVMDVLAVNEAVPEKPDAPKLAVGRGEVVFSDVTFGYTPEKMVLNDVAFTCPGGSTVAIVGQTGAGKTSLVSLLLRFYDPQKGAIVIDGQDLRDVTLRSLRDNIAIVLQETQLFPMSVHDNIAYGKRQASREEVVQAATLANAHDFIIGLPDGYDTILGEKGANLSGGQRQRISIARALLKDAPLLILDEPTSALDAETEALIMEGLERLMQNRTTFVIAHRLSMMRRADMILVIKNQRIHEMGSYDELMAQNGEFARLHAIQMGKGKPEKLPPAPLVA
- a CDS encoding glycosyltransferase family 1 protein, with translation MKKRTIIVSGLAATYPLGGVAWDYIQYLHGFYRLGHDVYYLEDTGGWAYDPFNVTFVDDLTYHTKYLGDYLAALDPGLAKRFCVIGPDDRHWGMSAEELEAVVARADVFFNISTTCQLRKNYAKIPVKVLIDSDPLYTQSSFPQFLDGTATDEEKRNIENMRRHDVFFSFGENVGQDFCTVPKGVIDWIPTRQPIVLSCWGDAPASPARQTFTTVLSWQPAQKGPLVGGVQYGGKNLEFEKMLDLPQKTTAELELALGGGKPPRELLEEKGWKLRDGFSMSQTPWVYRDYIWDSYAEFSTAKNAYVATQSGWFSCRTACYLASGRPAVVQDTGYSRFMDVGEGVLAFANEAQALAGIEAVRADWDRHSAAAKAFAARYFDSDVVLAKLLADALA
- the galE gene encoding UDP-glucose 4-epimerase GalE is translated as MATNILVTGGAGYIGSHTCKALAAAGFTPITYDNMVYGHDWAVNWGPLVRGDILNRGELDEVFAEFKPAAVLHFAAFAYVGESVTDPEKYYRNNVAGSLSLLSAMRKAGCPHIVFSSTCATYGAPERVPLTEDHPTRPMSPYGTSKLMIEQMLKDFDAAYGMTYTALRYFNAAGADPDGQIGEDHDPETHLIPLVIAAALGRIPRVEVFGTDYPTPDGTAVRDYIHVADLADAHILAVKRLLDGGKSAVYNLGTGTGNSVREVIRTVEEVSGKSVPMVEGPRRAGDSPGLYADSGAIIRELGWNPRYGALRDIVATAWRWHEQGLPSKRHCNLRKSG
- a CDS encoding late competence development ComFB family protein; amino-acid sequence: MDFAALGLDFHSIRNGNEERVINFIPMVLEEFPEFVATRTDIEDLYALTLNKLPARYRQAVSLVINEPVSDALIRDRMREAVRTIMARPNY
- a CDS encoding sigma-54-dependent transcriptional regulator, which produces MSAPTGPGVILLVDDDVHILASYEKTLRYGGMPPTIPCPDPEAAAELLVKNNVRLVLLDLCMPGLGGEEVLAALRARRPDVPVIVVTGESAVESAVRLMRLGATDYLVKPVDRRRLLDAVERGLGQCPLPTATPRGGDDGVRMIGRSAGMQEVFGVIAAVAPSREPVLITGETGVGKELAARAVHAASGLTGPFVAVNAAGLDDALFADTLFGHVKAAYTGAGAARAGLIEKAAGGSLFLDEIGDLGQASQVKLLRLLQEKEYYALGSDTVKRSQARIIVATNRDLDALLDPGRFRLDLFYRLRTHHIHLPPLRDRAGDLPELVSHFIARAAGNLGRAPCQPPPGLLNRLAACPFPGNLRELEAMIHDALARSRGGELTLAAFDHWLRRAAPQTPPAADPSPPPSLPRSPGKSPIPTLKEAEEALIAEALRRADGNQAQAAAFLGITRQALNRRLRTGEGTGGGSGVSGSGGAGR
- a CDS encoding sensor histidine kinase, which produces MTARSSIFPTASDRRPGDRPHQPAGPAQASASACPVPASDPSFFAAQAALFYERLPHGLALSDPDGRLVCANRALRRLLGTGESLPEPTLAGLIARLCPAVTPVRAAAMAAATQRWHTPNHPMIGPSGQALHVRLLFESVPFPDGRTGHTLTVEDTTSHKTAIDAWRRRQTQYRSLVEGGADAMCRFLPDLSLLYANAPFCRLFGLSRRGAVGKSLLSLVSLEAGRAVVDAVSALSPRQPAGEVDLLLGYADDRPRWLRLTVRGFFYRTGHLKDCQAVGADVSDHKLAEDRFIHASRLVSLGALVSGVAHEVSNPNQAIALNARLCQDLWEPVAEAAARLAQAAAMPGSPGARGPTLADALADMPALLADMADCSGRIADIVSELKEFGSHDDGSGFAPVAVNDAVRAAARLMRPTLKRSTRRFSLRLCREGPVVLGRRQRLEQVLVNLLENACLALPNQDAPIVVETALAPEGDAVRVLVRDAGTGIAPGDLRRVTEPFFTTRRGQGGTGLGLSISHKIAREHGGSLELLPNAGPGVTAVVALPLAGLRQEGLP